The following proteins are encoded in a genomic region of Trypanosoma brucei gambiense DAL972 chromosome 8, complete sequence:
- a CDS encoding kinesin putative, (fragment) — translation ITCRVCVSMLEVYLEDVFDLFSNRKQVTVRKDYLDNSFHVVGAKSIPVRQYKDVEELLQRAEALRTFAATAIHARSSRAHALFQLELYTTFESTDIAPRTAKILLADLAGCERIKLAQTETGIPFEEARNINLSLLSLGSCIEAVTMRKGSSQNIPEFRNSTLTKLLKEYLGGNSVSSIVVTVGPSVRDARLSVQSLRFADRAMKVVTHAKINTVKPITEFDDADGSEDKVREAYNKKKEALHVEFQVQSELQKLQNKITILECQLMNSVDDEVVARLQEEISTYQKSLADADLELQQQRRVLYDSEVMLEEQLKELNTRMQEMIEENEETTENLLAECRKKHTERLEVEQKRHEEEVDVLLKSHEFELERINQLLQDSDTKCAELTTTLFKTKEDLRKTDGLVDEMQMALEELGEASKATETELYGYVEQLRSENSRLSTAIDTLRQQLKESEASVEDRDNRLKEHEESLDTLRQQLKESEASVEDRDNRLKEHETSLDTLRQQLKESEASVEDRDNRLKEHETSLDTLRQQLKESEASVEDRDNRLKEHETSLDTLRQQLKESEASVEDRDNRLKEHETSLDTLRQQLKESEASVEDRDNRLKEHETSLDTLRQQLKESEASVEDRDNRLKEHETSLDTLRQQLKESEASVEDRDNRLKEHETSLDTLRQQLKESEASVEDRDNRLKEHETSLDTLRQQLKESEASVEDRDNRLKEHETSLDTLRQQLKESEASVEDRDNRLKEHEKSLDTLRQQLKESEASVEDRDNRLKEHEKSLDTLRQQLKESEASVEDRDNRLKEHETSLDTLRQQLKESEASVEDRDNRLKEHEESLDTLRQQLKESEASVEDRDNRLKEHEESLDTLRQQLKESEASVEDRDNRLKEHETSLDTLRQQLKESEASVEDRDNRLKEHEESLDTLRQQLKESETTVVVLTADLKQLKEKMFIDQADLKERIAFLEVELKRCEEKGAYYSALVDEMQAELHCANERVAAMSDQVQNMEVRVFDVCGYMFEAFSVKCQDTVSAFASFTKGVTEDLTKGTTERLRLLAEVVELRSSTVARKAATQRRASAVSSLVQSAQEILSKIADEVEDVDNFSDRSAVVASFVNSPKESWGADLSPRFTEESLTC, via the coding sequence ATCACATGtcgtgtgtgcgtgtctaTGCTTGAAGTGTATCTGGAAGACGTGTTTGATCTGTTCAGCAACCGCAAACAAGTGACAGTGCGGAAGGACTATTTGGACAATTCCTTTCATGTTGTTGGGGCTAAGTCCATCCCTGTGAGGCAGTATAAGGATGTTGAAGAACTGTTGCAAAGGGCAGAGGCACTTCGAACATTTGCTGCGACCGCCATTCACGCTCGCTCCTCTCGTGCGCACGCACTGTTTCAACTAGAGTTGTACACTACCTTCGAGTCGACAGACATCGCGCCTCGTACGGCTAAGATTCTTCTGGCCGACCTTGCTGGGTGCGAGCGTATTAAACTTGCCCAAACAGAGACGGGCATTCCCTTTGAGGAGGCTCGGAACATCAATCTTTCGCTACTTTCATTGGGTTCATGCATTGAGGCTGTTACCATGCGTAAGGGATCGAGTCAAAACATTCCTGAGTTCCGTAATAGTACTCTCACTAAGTTGTTGAAGGAATACTTGGGTGGAAACAGCGTGTCTTCTATCGTTGTAACCGTTGGACCCAGCGTGCGCGATGCTCGTCTCAGCGTGCAATCGCTTCGATTCGCTGACCGTGCCATGAAGGTCGTGACTCATGCTAAGATAAACACAGTGAAACCCATTACTGAGTTTGATGATGCAGATGGTTCCGAAGACAAGGTGCGTGAGGCttataacaaaaagaaagaggcaTTACACGTCGAGTTTCAGGTGCAGAGcgagttgcagaagctgcagAATAAGATCACAATTTTGGAGTGTCAGCTAATGAACTCTGTGGATGACGAAGTTGTCGCTCGACTCCAGGAGGAAATATCTACCTATCAGAAGTCGCTTGCTGATGCTGACTtagagctgcagcagcagcgtcgTGTATTGTATGACAGCGAGGTGATGCTAGAGGAGCAACTAAAGGAACTGAACACGAGGATGCAAGAAATGATAGAGGAAAACGAAGAGACAACAGAAAACCTCTTGGCCGAATGtcgaaaaaaacacacgGAGCGGCTTGAGGTAGAACAAAAGCGGCACGAAGAGGAGGTGGATGTCCTTTTAAAGAGTCACGAATTCGAATTGGAGAGAATCAACCAGCTTCTTCAAGATTCTGACACGAAATGTGCCGAACTCACGACCACCTTGTTCAAAACTAAAGAGGATCTTCGCAAAACAGACGGTCTGGTAGATGAGATGCAGATGgcacttgaagagcttgGGGAGGCATCAAAGGCAACTGAGACTGAGCTTTACGGTTATGTCGAGCAGCTTCGCAGTGAAAACAGTCGATTAAGCACCGCAATAGACACTctccgccaacagttgaaagaatcTGAAGCATCCGTTGAAGATCGTGACAATCGTCTAAAGGAACATGAGGAATCATTGGATAccctccgccaacagttgaaagaatcTGAAGCATCCGTTGAAGATCGTGACAATCGTCTAAAGGAACATGAGACATCATTGGATAccctccgccaacagttgaaGGAATCTGAAGCATCCGTTGAAGATCGTGACAATCGTCTAAAGGAACATGAGACATCATTGGATAccctccgccaacagttgaaGGAATCTGAAGCATCCGTTGAAGATCGTGACAATCGTCTAAAGGAACATGAGACATCATTGGATAccctccgccaacagttgaaGGAATCTGAAGCATCCGTTGAAGATCGTGACAATCGTCTAAAGGAACATGAGACATCATTGGATAccctccgccaacagttgaaagaatcTGAAGCATCCGTTGAAGATCGTGACAATCGTCTAAAGGAACATGAGACATCATTGGATAccctccgccaacagttgaaagaatcTGAAGCATCCGTTGAAGATCGTGACAATCGTCTAAAGGAACATGAGACATCATTGGATAccctccgccaacagttgaaagaatcTGAAGCATCCGTTGAAGATCGTGACAATCGTCTAAAGGAACATGAGACATCATTGGATAccctccgccaacagttgaaagaatcTGAAGCATCCGTTGAAGATCGTGACAATCGTCTAAAGGAACATGAGACATCATTGGATAccctccgccaacagttgaaagaatcTGAAGCATCCGTTGAAGATCGTGACAATCGTCTAAAGGAACATGAGACATCATTGGATAccctccgccaacagttgaaagaatcTGAAGCATCCGTTGAAGATCGTGACAATCGTCTAAAGGAACATGAGAAATCATTGGATAccctccgccaacagttgaaagaatcTGAAGCATCCGTTGAAGATCGTGACAATCGTCTAAAGGAACATGAGAAATCATTGGATAccctccgccaacagttgaaagaatcTGAAGCATCCGTTGAAGATCGTGACAATCGTCTAAAGGAACATGAGACATCATTGGATAccctccgccaacagttgaaagaatcTGAAGCATCCGTTGAAGATCGTGACAATCGTCTAAAGGAACATGAGGAATCATTGGATAccctccgccaacagttgaaagaatcTGAAGCATCCGTTGAAGATCGTGACAATCGTCTAAAGGAACATGAGGAATCATTGGATAccctccgccaacagttgaaagaatcTGAAGCATCCGTTGAAGATCGTGACAATCGTCTAAAGGAACATGAGACATCATTGGATAccctccgccaacagttgaaagaatcTGAAGCATCCGTTGAAGATCGTGACAATCGTCTAAAGGAACATGAGGAATCATTGGATAccctccgccaacagttgaaGGAATCTGAGACAACAGTGGTGGTTTTGACCGCTGACTTGAAGCAACTGAAGGAGAAAATGTTTATTGACCAAGCGGACCTGAAAGAAAGAATCGCTTTTCTCGAGGTTGAGTTGAAAAGGTgcgaagaaaagggggctTATTATAGTGCACTGGTTGATGAAATGCAAGCGGAGTTGCATTGCGCCAATGAACGGGTTGCTGCAATGTCTGACCAAGTTCAAAATATGGAAGTGCGAGTTTTTGATGTGTGTGGATATATGTTTGAGGCTTTTAGCGTGAAATGCCAAGATactgtttctgcttttgcttcctttacCAAAGGTGTCACGGAGGACCTTACCAAAGGTACCACTGAGCGACTTAGGCTTTTGGCTGAGGTGGTTGAATTACGGTCGTCCACAGTCGCAAGGAAGGCGGCAACCCAAAGACGTGCGTCTGCGGTTTCGTCTTTAGTACAGTCTGCGCAGGAAATTCTCTCAAAAATTGCGGACGAGGTTGAGGACGTCGATAATTTTTCCGATCGATCAGCTGTGGTGGCTTCATTTGTAAATTCTCCAAAGGAATCCTGGGGTGCGGACCTATCTCCTCGCTTTACTGAGGAGTCTCTGACCTGCTAG
- a CDS encoding kinesin, putative, (fragment), producing MEYKRCNSSRTTASISRSPQLRTSATSTPVRSATPMRTPTSARSGASSARRTLTGTGTGSGALRSVGLDGASPRAKGPGLPRPIAYKRSGTATSGGQVDSGNDMSVVSSRSAIGDSPKGKRGAHKPAVAKTGGNGRVNVYARVRAFSPAETADNQHSAVHLSDNKVEVVVSPKSVYTFMLDGCFSSTGSPSDEGFASQSSVFDAIGRPLAENALAGYNAAIMVYGQTGSGKTYTMFGPPKSLGTEEQGLVPRVCNMIFERADACFQKGITCRVCVSMLEVYLEDVFDLFSNRKQVTVRKDYLDNSFHVVGAKSIPVRQYKDVEELLQRAEALRTFAATAIHARSSRAHALFQLELYTTFESTDIAPRTAKILLADLAGCERIKLAQTETGIPFEEARNINLSLLSLGSCIEAVTMRKGSSQNIPEFRNSTLTKLLKEYLGGNSVSSIVVTVGPSVRDARLSVQSLRFADRAMKVVTHAKINTVKPITEFDDADGSEDKVREAYNKKKEALHVEFQVQSELQKLQNKITILECQLMNSVDDEVVARLQEEISTYQKSLADADLELQQQRRVLYDSEVMLEEQLKELNTRMQEMIEENEETTENLLAECRKKHTERLEVEQKRHEEEVDVLLKSHEFELERINQLLQDSDTKCAELTTTLFKTKEDLRKTDGLVDEMQMALEELGEASKATETELYGYVEQLRSENSRLSTAIDTLRQQLKESEASVEDRDNRLKEHETSLDTLRQQLKESEASVEDRDNRLKEHETSLDTLRQQLKESEASVEDRDNRLKEHEESLDTLRQQLKESEASVEDRDNRLKEHETSLDTLRQQLKESEASVEDRDNRLKEHETSLDTLRQQLKESEASVEDRDNRLKEHETSLDTLRQQLKESEASVEDRDNRLKEHETSLDTLRQQLKESEASVEDRDNRLKEHETSLDTLRQQLKESEASVEDRDNRLKEHETSLDTLRQQLKESEASVEDRDNRLKEHETSLDTLRQQLKESEASVEDRDNRLKEHETSLDTLRQQLKESEASVEDRDNRLKEHETSLDTLRQQLKESEASVEDRDNRLKEHEESLDTLRQQLKESEASVEDRDNRLKEHEESLDTLRQQLKESEASVEDRDNRLKEHETSLDTLRQQLKESEASVEDRDNRLKEHETSLDTLRQQLKESEASVEDRDNRLKEHETSLDTLRQQLKESEASVEDRDNRLKEHETSLDTLRQQLKESEASVEDRDNRLKEHETSLDTLRQQLKESEASVEDRDNRLKEHETSLDTLRQQLKESEASVEDRDNRLKEHETSLDTLRQQLKESEASVEDRDNRLKEHETSLDTLRQQLKESEASVEDRDNRLKEHETSLDTLRQQLKESEASVEDRDNRLKEHETSLDTLRQQLKESEASVEDRDNRLKEHEKSLDTLRQQLKESEASVE from the coding sequence ATGGAGTACAAGCGATGCAACTCAAGCCGCACGACGGCGAGCATCAGTCGATCTCCTCAGCTACGCACATCTGCCACGTCAACACCAGTGCGCAGCGCGACACCAATGCGTACCCCTACATCGGCACGGAGTGGTGCTTCGAGCGCGCGCCGTACCTTGACGGGTACAGGTACAGGGAGCGGAGCATTGAGAAGCGTAGGCTTGGATGGCGCCTCCCCGAGGGCGAAAGGACCTGGTTTACCACGACCCATCGCCTATAAACGTAGCGGGACAGCTACCAGCGGCGGTCAAGTGGACAGCGGCAACGATATGAGCGTGGTTAGCAGCAGGAGTGCAATCGGCGACAGCCCCAAAGGAAAGCGCGGGGCGCACAAGCCCGCAGTGGCAAAAACCGGCGGAAACGGACGTGTCAACGTCTATGCTCGAGTGCGTGCCTTCTCTCCAGCTGAAACAGCGGATAATCAGCATTCGGCGGTGCATCTGAGTGACAACAAGGTGGAGGTTGTTGTGTCCCCCAAGAGCGTTTACACTTTCATGCTTGACGGGTGCTTTTCGAGCACTGGTTCCCCGTCGGATGAGGGCTTCGCATCACAGAGCAGTGTTTTCGATGCCATTGGCCGGCCACTGGCTGAGAACGCTCTAGCAGGTTACAACGCCGCAATTATGGTTTACGGACAAACTGGAAGCGGCAAGACGTACACGATGTTCGGCCCTCCAAAATCGTTGGGGACGGAGGAGCAGGGCCTTGTGCCACGAGTGTGTAATATGATCTTTGAGCGGGCTGATGCTTGCTTTCAGAAGGGCATCACATGtcgtgtgtgcgtgtctaTGCTTGAAGTGTATCTGGAAGACGTGTTTGATCTGTTCAGCAACCGCAAACAAGTGACAGTGCGGAAGGACTATTTGGACAATTCCTTTCATGTTGTTGGGGCTAAGTCCATCCCTGTGAGGCAGTATAAGGATGTTGAAGAACTGTTGCAAAGGGCAGAGGCACTTCGAACATTTGCTGCGACCGCCATTCACGCTCGCTCCTCTCGTGCGCACGCACTGTTTCAACTAGAGTTGTACACTACCTTCGAGTCGACAGACATCGCGCCTCGTACGGCTAAGATTCTTCTGGCCGACCTTGCTGGGTGCGAGCGTATTAAACTTGCCCAAACAGAGACGGGCATTCCCTTTGAGGAGGCTCGGAACATCAATCTTTCGCTACTTTCATTGGGTTCATGCATTGAGGCTGTTACCATGCGTAAGGGATCGAGTCAAAACATTCCTGAGTTCCGTAATAGTACTCTCACTAAGTTGTTGAAGGAATACTTGGGTGGAAACAGCGTGTCTTCTATCGTTGTAACCGTTGGACCCAGCGTGCGCGATGCTCGTCTCAGCGTGCAATCGCTTCGATTCGCTGACCGTGCCATGAAGGTCGTGACTCATGCTAAGATAAACACAGTGAAACCCATTACTGAGTTTGATGATGCAGATGGTTCCGAAGACAAGGTGCGTGAGGCttataacaaaaagaaagaggcaTTACACGTCGAGTTTCAGGTGCAGAGcgagttgcagaagctgcagAATAAGATCACAATTTTGGAGTGTCAGCTAATGAACTCTGTGGATGACGAAGTTGTCGCTCGACTCCAGGAGGAAATATCTACCTATCAGAAGTCGCTTGCTGATGCTGACTtagagctgcagcagcagcgtcgTGTATTGTATGACAGCGAGGTGATGCTAGAGGAGCAACTAAAGGAACTGAACACGAGGATGCAAGAAATGATAGAGGAAAACGAAGAGACAACAGAAAACCTCTTGGCCGAATGtcgaaaaaaacacacgGAGCGGCTTGAGGTAGAACAAAAGCGGCACGAAGAGGAGGTGGATGTCCTTTTAAAGAGTCACGAATTCGAATTGGAGAGAATCAACCAGCTTCTTCAAGATTCTGACACGAAATGTGCCGAACTCACGACCACCTTGTTCAAAACTAAAGAGGATCTTCGCAAAACAGACGGTCTGGTAGATGAGATGCAGATGgcacttgaagagcttgGGGAGGCATCAAAGGCAACTGAGACTGAGCTTTACGGTTATGTCGAGCAGCTTCGCAGTGAAAACAGTCGATTAAGCACCGCAATAGACACTctccgccaacagttgaaagaatcTGAAGCATCCGTTGAAGATCGTGACAATCGTCTAAAGGAACATGAGACATCATTGGATAccctccgccaacagttgaaGGAATCTGAAGCATCCGTTGAAGATCGTGACAATCGTCTAAAGGAACATGAGACATCATTGGATAccctccgccaacagttgaaagaatcTGAAGCATCCGTTGAAGATCGTGACAATCGTCTAAAGGAACATGAGGAATCATTGGATAccctccgccaacagttgaaagaatcTGAAGCATCCGTTGAAGATCGTGACAATCGTCTAAAGGAACATGAGACATCATTGGATAccctccgccaacagttgaaGGAATCTGAAGCATCCGTTGAAGATCGTGACAATCGTCTAAAGGAACATGAGACATCATTGGATAccctccgccaacagttgaaGGAATCTGAAGCATCCGTTGAAGATCGTGACAATCGTCTAAAGGAACATGAGACATCATTGGATAccctccgccaacagttgaaGGAATCTGAAGCATCCGTTGAAGATCGTGACAATCGTCTAAAGGAACATGAGACATCATTGGATAccctccgccaacagttgaaagaatcTGAAGCATCCGTTGAAGATCGTGACAATCGTCTAAAGGAACATGAGACATCATTGGATAccctccgccaacagttgaaGGAATCTGAAGCATCCGTTGAAGATCGTGACAATCGTCTAAAGGAACATGAGACATCATTGGATAccctccgccaacagttgaaagaatcTGAAGCATCCGTTGAAGATCGTGACAATCGTCTAAAGGAACATGAGACATCATTGGATAccctccgccaacagttgaaGGAATCTGAAGCATCCGTTGAAGATCGTGACAATCGTCTAAAGGAACATGAGACATCATTGGATAccctccgccaacagttgaaGGAATCTGAAGCATCCGTTGAAGATCGTGACAATCGTCTAAAGGAACATGAGACATCATTGGATAccctccgccaacagttgaaagaatcTGAAGCATCCGTTGAAGATCGTGACAATCGTCTAAAGGAACATGAGGAATCATTGGATAccctccgccaacagttgaaagaatcTGAAGCATCCGTTGAAGATCGTGACAATCGTCTAAAGGAACATGAGGAATCATTGGATAccctccgccaacagttgaaGGAATCTGAAGCATCCGTTGAAGATCGTGACAATCGTCTAAAGGAACATGAGACATCATTGGATAccctccgccaacagttgaaagaatcTGAAGCATCCGTTGAAGATCGTGACAATCGTCTAAAGGAACATGAGACATCATTGGATAccctccgccaacagttgaaGGAATCTGAAGCATCCGTTGAAGATCGTGACAATCGTCTAAAGGAACATGAGACATCATTGGATAccctccgccaacagttgaaGGAATCTGAAGCATCCGTTGAAGATCGTGACAATCGTCTAAAGGAACATGAGACATCATTGGATAccctccgccaacagttgaaagaatcTGAAGCATCCGTTGAAGATCGTGACAATCGTCTAAAGGAACATGAGACATCATTGGATAccctccgccaacagttgaaagaatcTGAAGCATCCGTTGAAGATCGTGACAATCGTCTAAAGGAACATGAGACATCATTGGATAccctccgccaacagttgaaagaatcTGAAGCATCCGTTGAAGATCGTGACAATCGTCTAAAGGAACATGAGACATCATTGGATAccctccgccaacagttgaaagaatcTGAAGCATCCGTTGAAGATCGTGACAATCGTCTAAAGGAACATGAGACATCATTGGATAccctccgccaacagttgaaagaatcTGAAGCATCCGTTGAAGATCGTGACAATCGTCTAAAGGAACATGAGACATCATTGGATAccctccgccaacagttgaaagaatcTGAAGCATCCGTTGAAGATCGTGACAATCGTCTAAAGGAACATGAGACATCATTGGATAccctccgccaacagttgaaagaatcTGAAGCATCCGTTGAAGATCGTGACAATCGTCTAAAGGAACATGAGAAATCATTGGATAccctccgccaacagttgaaagaatcTGAAGCATCCGTTGAA